From Streptomyces chrestomyceticus JCM 4735, one genomic window encodes:
- a CDS encoding NAD(P)/FAD-dependent oxidoreductase yields MTREAREAREFRESRPDHGGRDDGDRYDGDRYDSNRYTGDRYDVVIVGGGPAGLSAALMLGRARRSVLVIDAGEPRNAPAAHMHGFLSRDGAAPGDLLAAGRREVAGYGVEIRTGRARTAVRDGGLFAVTDDAGRTVRARRLLVTTGFTDELPDVPGLAQRWGRDVLHCPYCHGWEVRDAPIGVLSTGPMGVHQALLFRQWTDRLTLLLHTGPRPTDEETEQLAARGITVVPGEVTGLEITDDRLTGVRLDTGELLPLRALTVAPRAVPGAATAAFLDSLGLASTEHPSGMGSYLAAGPAGLTDVPGVWVAGNAADLTANGLASAASGSAAAGAINADLVAEDTRRAVRARKDPFSAASEAHVCELVAGDRRHGL; encoded by the coding sequence ATGACCCGAGAAGCCCGAGAAGCCCGAGAATTCCGGGAGTCCCGGCCTGATCACGGTGGCCGGGACGACGGCGACCGATACGACGGCGACCGATACGACAGCAACCGGTACACCGGTGACCGGTACGACGTGGTGATCGTCGGAGGCGGTCCGGCGGGGCTGAGCGCGGCGCTCATGCTGGGCCGCGCCCGGCGGTCCGTCCTGGTGATCGACGCCGGTGAGCCCCGCAACGCGCCGGCGGCCCACATGCACGGCTTCCTCTCCCGGGACGGCGCGGCGCCCGGCGACCTGCTGGCGGCGGGACGCAGGGAAGTGGCCGGTTACGGGGTCGAGATCCGCACCGGCCGGGCGCGGACGGCGGTACGGGACGGCGGCCTGTTCGCGGTCACCGACGACGCGGGGCGCACCGTACGGGCGCGGCGGCTGCTGGTGACCACCGGGTTCACCGACGAACTCCCCGACGTCCCCGGCCTCGCCCAGCGGTGGGGGCGGGATGTGCTGCACTGCCCGTACTGCCACGGCTGGGAGGTACGCGACGCGCCGATCGGTGTCCTGTCCACCGGCCCGATGGGCGTGCACCAGGCCCTGCTGTTCCGTCAGTGGACCGACCGGCTCACCCTCCTGCTGCACACCGGTCCCCGCCCTACGGACGAGGAGACCGAGCAGTTGGCGGCGCGCGGCATCACGGTCGTACCCGGCGAGGTGACCGGTCTGGAGATCACCGACGACCGCCTCACCGGAGTCCGCCTGGACACCGGCGAACTGCTCCCGCTCCGGGCGCTGACCGTGGCGCCCCGCGCCGTCCCGGGCGCCGCCACGGCCGCGTTCCTGGACTCCCTCGGGCTGGCCTCCACCGAGCACCCGAGCGGCATGGGCTCGTACCTCGCCGCCGGCCCGGCCGGTCTGACGGACGTGCCCGGCGTGTGGGTCGCGGGCAACGCCGCCGACCTCACCGCGAACGGCCTCGCGTCCGCCGCCTCCGGCTCGGCCGCGGCGGGGGCGATCAACGCCGACCTCGTCGCCGAGGACACCCGCCGCGCGGTGCGAGCCCGTAAGGACCCGTTCTCCGCCGCGTCCGAAGCCCACGTCTGCGAGCTGGTCGCGGGCGACCGGCGCCACGGTCTGTAG